One part of the Candidatus Borreliella tachyglossi genome encodes these proteins:
- a CDS encoding Cof-type HAD-IIB family hydrolase, with translation MNSNYKKYKMLVFDLDGTLLNSRHAITPLTLKVLLRLKNDFHIMIATGRRLDEIKDVLSQLKEIEIDKSYIITANGAEVFFKSNLILSHKMDYSLVREILRVERGEIDINLYTLKGWYSDREIRSPIMNHFIENLGIKPIITDLFDLQMDSFSKIVYYSQNFTILENFRNTIIEKKFKDISIFFSAKDLLEITHADTSKYNAVKNVALFKCVALCDILAFGDNGNDYEMLKNVGKGVVMKNANEFVRTNLPNNEVTKFDNDKDGVAKFLIEFFNLDIDVS, from the coding sequence ATGAATTCTAATTATAAAAAATATAAGATGTTAGTTTTTGATCTTGATGGAACCTTGCTTAATAGTAGGCATGCAATTACACCATTAACTTTAAAAGTTCTCTTAAGATTAAAAAATGATTTTCATATAATGATTGCTACTGGTAGGAGATTGGATGAAATTAAGGATGTTCTCAGTCAGCTTAAAGAAATTGAAATTGATAAAAGTTATATTATAACAGCCAATGGAGCAGAGGTGTTTTTTAAGAGCAATCTGATTTTGAGCCATAAGATGGACTACTCTTTAGTAAGAGAAATTCTTAGGGTAGAGAGAGGAGAAATTGATATTAATCTTTATACTCTTAAGGGTTGGTATTCTGATAGAGAGATTAGAAGTCCAATTATGAATCATTTTATTGAAAATTTAGGAATAAAGCCTATTATTACTGACCTATTTGATCTTCAAATGGATTCTTTTTCTAAGATAGTTTATTATTCTCAAAATTTCACTATTCTTGAAAATTTTAGAAATACAATAATAGAAAAAAAATTTAAAGATATAAGTATATTTTTCTCTGCTAAGGATCTTTTAGAAATTACACATGCGGATACTAGTAAGTATAATGCTGTTAAAAATGTTGCTTTATTTAAATGTGTTGCTCTTTGCGATATCTTAGCATTCGGAGATAATGGTAATGATTATGAAATGTTGAAAAATGTTGGAAAGGGAGTTGTAATGAAAAATGCGAATGAATTTGTTAGGACTAATTTACCAAATAACGAGGTTACAAAATTTGATAACGATAAGGATGGAGTTGCAAAGTTTTTAATTGAGTTTTTTAATCTTGATATCGATGTTAGCTAA
- the hpt gene encoding hypoxanthine phosphoribosyltransferase: MSKKIIIKVLKVARSELNINLMNDEISTLFTEEKIKSKIKELALKIRNDYQAKNNVVFISILKGSFMFFADIIREIGLNVAIDFLQASSYGSGAYSSLKVSIKKDIDINIENSYVIIFDDIIDTGLTYKKIIKHLKTKNPREIKTCALFNKPSKRLTELKVDYVGFDIDDHFVVGYGIDFNENHRTLKDVAKINK, from the coding sequence TTGTCTAAAAAAATTATAATCAAGGTGTTAAAGGTTGCACGAAGTGAGTTAAATATAAATTTAATGAATGATGAAATTTCAACTTTGTTTACAGAAGAAAAAATAAAAAGCAAAATTAAAGAGTTAGCCCTAAAGATTAGAAATGATTACCAAGCTAAGAATAATGTAGTTTTTATATCAATCCTTAAAGGCTCATTTATGTTTTTTGCAGACATTATAAGAGAGATTGGGTTGAATGTGGCGATTGATTTTCTACAAGCCTCAAGTTATGGAAGTGGAGCTTATTCTTCACTAAAGGTATCGATAAAAAAAGATATTGATATTAATATCGAAAATAGTTATGTAATAATTTTTGATGATATTATAGATACTGGATTAACATATAAGAAAATCATTAAACATTTAAAAACTAAGAATCCTAGAGAAATTAAAACTTGTGCCCTTTTCAATAAACCATCTAAGAGATTAACAGAATTAAAGGTAGATTATGTGGGATTTGATATTGACGATCATTTTGTAGTTGGATATGGTATCGATTTCAATGAAAACCACAGAACTTTAAAGGATGTAGCAAAAATAAACAAATAG
- a CDS encoding adenylosuccinate synthase — MSIYAVIGTQWGDEGKGKIIDFLSEKANYVVRFNGGNNAGHTIVANNKKFIFHLLPSGVLQGSKCVIGPGVVIDPLVLIEELKILRQNNIQIEIFISDKTHIIMPYHIKIDELSEQKKDSRKIGTTKRGIGPCYSDKINRTGIRAVDLLDMEIFEKKLKINLDEKNAIIEKIYNDQPFSYTDILKQYNEYISILKPLITNTGEILKHAMDAEETILIEGAQGTMLDVEHGTFPFVTSSSTLIAAAAGCEIPISKIKHKIGIIKSFSSRVGAGPFVSEILDPIGDKIREQGKEYGSTTGRPRRIGWLDLLTIKKSVTLNELNHLALTKLDILNDIKELKICTAYEFQGKIYDYIPTSCEILEKAKPIYKTFKGFKKDISTISCYEDLPIEAREYIEFIERAVGVQISIISLGEERRKTIFRNKEWINI; from the coding sequence ATGTCAATTTATGCGGTTATTGGAACTCAGTGGGGAGATGAAGGAAAGGGAAAGATCATAGATTTTCTCTCAGAAAAGGCAAATTACGTTGTAAGGTTTAACGGAGGAAATAATGCCGGCCATACTATTGTTGCTAACAATAAAAAGTTTATTTTTCATCTATTACCATCTGGGGTTTTGCAAGGATCAAAGTGCGTAATTGGGCCTGGGGTTGTAATTGATCCGCTAGTTTTAATTGAAGAACTTAAAATACTAAGGCAAAATAATATACAAATAGAAATATTTATAAGCGACAAAACTCACATAATAATGCCTTATCATATCAAAATTGACGAACTTAGTGAACAAAAAAAGGACTCTCGCAAAATTGGAACCACTAAGAGAGGCATTGGGCCTTGTTATTCCGATAAAATTAATAGAACAGGCATAAGAGCCGTTGACCTACTTGACATGGAAATTTTTGAAAAAAAACTAAAAATAAATTTAGATGAAAAAAATGCAATTATAGAAAAAATATATAATGACCAACCCTTTAGTTACACTGATATCTTGAAACAGTACAACGAATATATATCAATACTTAAACCTTTAATTACAAACACAGGAGAAATATTAAAACATGCTATGGACGCTGAGGAAACTATTCTAATAGAAGGTGCACAAGGTACAATGCTTGATGTTGAGCATGGTACATTTCCCTTCGTAACATCAAGTAGTACATTAATCGCAGCAGCCGCGGGGTGCGAAATTCCTATTTCAAAGATCAAACACAAGATTGGCATAATAAAATCATTCTCATCAAGAGTTGGCGCAGGACCTTTTGTGAGTGAAATTTTAGATCCTATTGGAGATAAAATTAGAGAACAGGGAAAAGAATACGGATCAACAACAGGAAGACCCAGACGAATTGGTTGGCTTGATCTTTTAACAATAAAAAAATCGGTAACTCTTAACGAATTAAATCACTTAGCCTTAACTAAACTAGACATTCTAAATGACATTAAAGAACTCAAAATTTGTACAGCCTATGAATTCCAAGGAAAGATATACGATTATATACCCACTTCCTGTGAAATATTAGAAAAAGCCAAGCCTATATATAAGACTTTCAAAGGATTTAAAAAAGACATTAGCACTATAAGTTGTTATGAAGACTTACCAATTGAGGCTAGAGAATACATTGAATTCATTGAAAGAGCGGTAGGAGTTCAAATTTCAATTATTTCCCTTGGAGAAGAGAGAAGAAAAACCATTTTTAGGAATAAAGAATGGATCAATATATAA
- the purB gene encoding adenylosuccinate lyase — protein sequence MDQYINPLNSRYSSKEMLYIFSPKFKYTTWRKLWYNLALTQQELGIDISKEQLNKLFKHIENIDLNLVEKYEKKFKHEVMAHLYAYADLIGDDARKILHLGVTSAYLMDNTDLIQIKEALLLIKNNLTKLIKTLKEFSIKHKDLATLAYTHLQEAQLTTLGKRSSLWLQSLIFDFEELEFILSNMCFRGVKGTVGSQSSFSELFSSNFKKVKDLDINLAKKMGFDKVYKITSQTYDRKFDSSILNFLSNLSQSAHKITNDIRFMQHLKEIEEHFEEEQIGSSAMPYKRNPIYSERVASLAKFIMSLQASGGFIAATQWLERTLDDSACKRLNTPQAFLAADAILILLNKIFNNIRVNEKIIETHVKIEMPFILTEDILMKATKNGGDRQILHEKIRIYSMQVRESLYSGITANNLIKLILDDASFRLTPKDIEEVLNPNANIGFAPCQVEDFIKEMVNPILKET from the coding sequence ATGGATCAATATATAAACCCATTAAACTCAAGATATTCAAGTAAAGAAATGCTTTACATTTTTTCACCAAAATTTAAGTACACAACATGGAGAAAATTGTGGTATAACTTGGCCTTAACTCAACAAGAATTGGGCATAGACATTAGCAAAGAACAACTCAATAAATTATTTAAGCATATTGAAAACATTGATTTAAATCTTGTAGAAAAATACGAGAAAAAATTCAAACATGAAGTCATGGCACATCTTTATGCTTATGCCGATTTGATTGGTGATGACGCTAGAAAAATCTTACACCTTGGGGTTACAAGTGCTTATTTAATGGATAACACAGATTTAATTCAAATAAAAGAAGCTCTATTACTTATTAAAAATAATCTTACAAAACTCATTAAAACTTTAAAAGAATTTTCAATAAAGCATAAAGATCTAGCAACACTTGCATATACTCATTTGCAAGAAGCTCAATTAACAACTCTTGGCAAAAGAAGTAGCTTGTGGCTTCAAAGCTTGATTTTTGATTTTGAAGAACTTGAATTCATTTTATCCAACATGTGTTTCAGAGGAGTAAAGGGAACTGTTGGGAGTCAAAGTAGCTTTAGCGAATTATTTTCATCTAACTTTAAAAAGGTCAAAGATCTAGACATAAATCTTGCTAAAAAAATGGGTTTTGATAAAGTTTATAAAATAACTAGCCAAACCTATGACCGTAAATTTGACTCATCTATATTAAACTTTCTGAGTAATCTATCTCAGAGTGCACATAAAATAACCAATGACATTAGATTTATGCAACATCTTAAAGAAATTGAAGAGCATTTTGAAGAGGAGCAAATAGGTTCATCAGCAATGCCTTACAAAAGAAATCCTATTTATAGTGAAAGGGTGGCTTCTCTTGCTAAGTTTATAATGAGCCTACAAGCAAGCGGTGGTTTTATAGCTGCAACCCAATGGCTTGAGAGAACTCTAGATGATTCAGCTTGCAAGAGACTAAATACTCCTCAAGCATTCTTAGCTGCTGATGCTATCTTAATATTATTAAATAAAATATTTAATAATATCAGAGTAAACGAAAAAATTATTGAAACACATGTAAAAATAGAAATGCCATTTATATTAACAGAAGATATATTAATGAAAGCAACCAAAAATGGTGGTGATAGACAAATACTACATGAAAAGATAAGAATTTATTCAATGCAAGTAAGGGAAAGTCTTTATTCAGGGATCACGGCAAACAATTTAATTAAGCTAATCCTTGACGATGCAAGCTTTAGATTAACACCTAAGGATATAGAAGAAGTCTTAAATCCAAATGCAAACATAGGTTTTGCCCCATGTCAAGTTGAAGATTTTATTAAAGAAATGGTTAACCCTATTCTTAAAGAGACATAA
- a CDS encoding DNA-3-methyladenine glycosylase has product MDREFFIQDAVVLAKSLLGHFLIRKIDNREIITKIVETEAYMGVIDRACHAYGGRITNRTSAMYNIGGYAYIYMIYGMYYMLNVVASNENNPHAVLIRGIEPLSPLVKTDKKITNGPGKLTKFLNIDLRFNKVDLINNSELFLKNGISFDFEISCSKRININYAGEEYANKLWRFYIKGNRFVSKY; this is encoded by the coding sequence ATGGATAGAGAGTTTTTTATACAAGATGCCGTTGTGCTTGCAAAGTCTTTGCTTGGGCACTTTTTGATTAGAAAAATAGATAACAGGGAAATTATTACTAAAATTGTTGAAACAGAGGCGTATATGGGGGTAATAGACAGAGCTTGTCATGCTTATGGAGGTAGAATAACAAACCGTACAAGCGCTATGTATAATATTGGTGGGTATGCTTATATTTATATGATTTATGGTATGTATTATATGCTAAATGTTGTGGCATCTAATGAGAATAATCCCCATGCTGTTTTAATAAGAGGGATTGAACCTCTTTCACCTTTAGTGAAGACTGATAAAAAAATTACTAATGGACCTGGAAAACTTACGAAATTCTTAAATATAGATTTAAGGTTTAATAAAGTAGATCTTATTAATAATTCTGAGCTTTTTTTAAAGAACGGAATATCTTTTGATTTTGAAATATCGTGCTCAAAGAGAATAAATATTAATTATGCAGGTGAGGAATATGCAAATAAGCTTTGGAGATTTTACATAAAGGGAAATAGATTTGTTTCTAAATATTAG
- a CDS encoding 6-phospho-alpha-glucosidase, whose translation MKKKFNIVIAGGGSTFTPGIVLMLLDHLDEFPISNIKLYDIDSERQAIVGNACKILIKERYPDVKFSYTTDPKEAFIDVDFVMAHIRVGKYEMRELDETIPLRHGVVGQETCGPGGIAYGMRSIGGVLELVDYMEKYSPHAWMLNYSNPAAIVAEATRLLRPNSKILNICDMPVGIENRFIDILRLKSRKELIVRYYGLNHFGWWTEVKHVNGDNLMPRLVEHVKTHGYLSGREAESGQHIDASWTSTFGKAKDVAALDPSTLPNTYLKYYLYSDYELEHTDPKKTRVREVKEGREAKVFGECKRIAKNNTAVDTTIEIDEHASYIVDLARAIAFNTGERMLLIVENNGSIENFDPTAMVEVPCIVGSNGPERICMGKIPQFQKGLMEQQVAAEKLTVEAWVEKSYLKLWQALTMSKMVPSASVAKAILDDLIMANRDYWPELK comes from the coding sequence ATGAAAAAAAAATTTAATATTGTAATTGCTGGTGGAGGAAGTACCTTCACACCAGGTATAGTTTTAATGCTACTTGATCATCTTGATGAGTTTCCCATTAGTAATATCAAGCTTTATGATATTGATAGTGAGCGTCAGGCTATTGTTGGTAATGCTTGCAAGATATTAATTAAGGAGAGATATCCTGATGTAAAGTTTTCTTATACCACAGACCCAAAGGAAGCATTTATTGATGTTGATTTTGTAATGGCTCATATTAGAGTTGGTAAATATGAGATGAGAGAACTTGACGAAACAATACCTCTTAGGCATGGTGTTGTTGGCCAAGAAACATGCGGACCTGGCGGCATTGCTTATGGTATGCGTTCAATTGGGGGGGTTCTTGAACTTGTTGATTATATGGAGAAATATTCCCCCCATGCTTGGATGTTAAATTATTCTAATCCTGCTGCAATTGTTGCTGAGGCTACAAGATTGCTTCGCCCCAATTCTAAGATATTAAATATTTGTGATATGCCGGTTGGGATTGAGAATAGATTTATTGATATTTTAAGATTAAAATCTAGAAAAGAGCTGATTGTAAGATACTACGGCCTTAACCATTTTGGTTGGTGGACCGAAGTTAAGCATGTAAACGGCGATAATTTAATGCCAAGACTTGTGGAACATGTAAAAACACATGGATATCTTTCAGGAAGAGAGGCTGAATCAGGGCAACATATTGACGCAAGTTGGACTTCAACATTTGGTAAAGCTAAAGATGTAGCTGCTCTTGACCCAAGCACTCTACCAAATACTTATTTGAAGTACTATTTGTATAGCGACTATGAGCTTGAACATACTGATCCTAAGAAAACGAGAGTTAGAGAAGTCAAGGAGGGTAGAGAAGCTAAGGTTTTTGGTGAGTGTAAGCGAATAGCTAAAAATAATACGGCTGTCGATACTACTATTGAGATTGATGAACATGCATCTTATATTGTTGATCTTGCTCGGGCGATAGCTTTTAATACAGGCGAGAGAATGCTTTTGATTGTTGAGAACAATGGGTCTATTGAGAACTTTGATCCGACTGCTATGGTGGAAGTTCCATGTATTGTTGGTTCTAATGGGCCTGAGCGTATATGTATGGGTAAGATCCCTCAGTTTCAAAAAGGACTTATGGAACAACAAGTTGCTGCTGAGAAACTTACAGTTGAAGCTTGGGTAGAAAAATCATATTTAAAGTTGTGGCAAGCATTAACTATGTCTAAAATGGTACCTAGTGCAAGTGTTGCTAAGGCGATACTTGACGATCTTATTATGGCTAACAGGGATTATTGGCCAGAATTAAAATAA
- a CDS encoding alpha-glucoside-specific PTS transporter subunit IIBC: MIQTMQKFGSAMVIPALFFALFGLVVGLSSVFLIGAGPGAWRDLWWMLGEGGWTIFRQMPLLFAATLPISLVKKASSRACVESLLAFLLFNYFIAAILSLYGQTFGIDYSVEPGGTSGLTMLANIKTLDTSIFGAIIVSCIIIYLHNRYFDIKVSPYLQIFSGSNFIVALSFLTMLPLALIFCIVWPKMQMGIAGLQEMMAYSGAFGVWLYTFLERVLIPFGFHHFIYQPFIFGPAVVDEGILKHWAEHIQEFSQSTIPLKELFPGGGFALHGNSKVFGVFGLSLAMYYSAKKDKRKALKGLLIPAALTSMINGITEPIEFTFLFAAPMLFILHSVLAGLMSAIMYSFGLVGNMGTGLIDFFLLNWIPMWRNHPEPYIAQLIIGSIFTVIYFFSFKYLILKFNFKTPGRWDDDTPVKLHTRKDYIGDQFRHQALSIIHMLGGKANIEDLSNCATRLRVTVKDVNKVHPDESFKKYGVKGIFKTDNYFQIVIGLDVPILREEMESILEDVKEEV; this comes from the coding sequence ATGATACAAACAATGCAAAAATTCGGGAGTGCAATGGTTATTCCTGCTTTATTTTTTGCTCTATTTGGTTTGGTAGTAGGATTATCATCTGTTTTTTTAATAGGAGCAGGTCCTGGAGCTTGGAGAGACCTTTGGTGGATGCTTGGAGAAGGTGGTTGGACAATTTTTAGACAAATGCCTTTACTATTTGCAGCTACTTTACCAATAAGCTTGGTAAAAAAAGCTTCCAGCAGGGCTTGTGTTGAGTCTTTACTTGCATTTTTACTCTTTAATTATTTTATTGCGGCTATTTTAAGTCTTTATGGTCAAACCTTTGGCATTGATTATTCTGTAGAACCAGGTGGAACAAGTGGACTTACTATGTTAGCTAATATTAAAACTCTTGATACTAGCATATTTGGGGCAATTATAGTCTCTTGTATTATTATTTATTTGCATAATAGATATTTTGATATCAAGGTTTCTCCTTATTTGCAAATTTTTTCAGGTAGTAATTTCATAGTGGCTTTAAGTTTCTTAACCATGTTACCTTTAGCATTAATTTTTTGTATTGTCTGGCCTAAGATGCAAATGGGAATTGCTGGCTTGCAGGAGATGATGGCATACTCAGGAGCTTTTGGTGTTTGGCTTTATACATTCTTAGAGAGAGTTTTAATTCCTTTTGGATTTCATCATTTTATCTATCAGCCATTTATATTTGGTCCAGCCGTTGTTGATGAAGGCATTTTAAAGCATTGGGCTGAGCATATTCAAGAATTTTCTCAAAGTACGATTCCTCTTAAAGAATTATTCCCAGGTGGTGGTTTTGCACTTCATGGAAATTCTAAGGTATTTGGTGTTTTTGGTCTCTCTTTGGCGATGTATTATAGTGCTAAGAAAGATAAGAGAAAAGCTTTAAAAGGATTATTAATACCTGCAGCTCTTACTTCAATGATCAATGGAATAACGGAACCTATTGAGTTCACATTTCTTTTTGCTGCTCCTATGCTTTTTATCCTACATTCTGTTCTTGCTGGGTTGATGTCTGCTATTATGTATTCTTTTGGACTTGTAGGAAATATGGGTACTGGGTTAATTGATTTTTTCTTGCTCAATTGGATTCCTATGTGGAGAAATCATCCCGAACCTTATATTGCACAGCTTATTATTGGGAGTATTTTTACAGTTATTTATTTCTTTTCATTTAAATACTTAATATTAAAGTTTAATTTTAAGACTCCTGGTAGATGGGATGATGACACTCCCGTTAAATTACATACTAGGAAAGATTATATTGGGGATCAATTTAGACATCAAGCTTTAAGCATAATTCATATGCTGGGTGGAAAAGCTAATATTGAGGATCTTAGTAATTGTGCTACCAGACTAAGGGTTACTGTTAAAGATGTCAATAAAGTTCATCCTGATGAGAGTTTTAAGAAGTATGGTGTTAAGGGAATATTTAAGACAGATAATTATTTTCAAATTGTTATTGGTCTTGATGTCCCAATATTAAGGGAGGAGATGGAATCTATACTTGAAGATGTTAAGGAGGAAGTATGA